The Acanthochromis polyacanthus isolate Apoly-LR-REF ecotype Palm Island chromosome 17, KAUST_Apoly_ChrSc, whole genome shotgun sequence genome has a window encoding:
- the LOC110946664 gene encoding uncharacterized protein LOC110946664, whose translation MPRGGKGGGSRPEMETHADGEVEEGEVTDGVIAMGGKDKGEPTIADLTSILRSHMGQQQARDARWEQEMIRQEKRFKTLQHQFSLLQMEVQVRTTPEPSLPDQSPHGDVEVVTPPAQTASSSVPHHQSNAQYGQSHFSKEPKLQKLTESDDIEHFLITFERIAVACRWPKTDWGFHLIPLLTGKARSAYVRMDVDDSLNYDKVKCAILKKYDINPETYRQAFRSLNVEPEETPKELYVRLKELYGKWVQPKDKTVDEVGEIIILEQYLRMLSPELQIWIKEHDPQSAADAAVLADVFVAARRKNASWFYKPCGTVNVGQKPASTQHGSRSSMNVSKQPVKEKRPLASGPSKIPNKVVICYLCGQEGHTKPMCPQNPVRLTQMCYVPRENCETELKWRQPLKETLVEINGQDLRALIDTGSNQTLVHRQYVSPQAICSTETVPIRCVHGDEKPYPTADVYVKVQGQTYLLNVGVTNNLPFPVVLGHDLPVLLDLIHPSQMCNVALTRAQAKTARAHSGETDCTLSSLPFYDAEVEAEPGKPRKSRRQRRQEKFQHTARVKLSPANPEVSVPAAHWLL comes from the coding sequence ATGCCgcgaggaggaaaaggaggaggaagtaGACCTGAAATGGAGACCCATGCAGATGGTGAGGTAGAGGAAGGTGAGGTTACAGATGGAGTCATTGCCATGGGGGGTAAAGATAAAGGAGAACCTACCATTGCAGACCTTACCAGCATTCTTCGTTCCCACATGGGGCAGCAGCAAGCACGTGACGCTAGGTGGGAACAGGAAATGATACGCCAAGAGAAGAGGTTCAAGACACTTCAACACCAATTTAGCCTTCTACAAATGGAGGTGCAAGTACGAACAACGCCAGAGCCATCTCTCCCAGACCAGAGTCCTCATGGTGATGTAGAAGTGGTCACCCCTCCAGCGCAGACAGCTTCCTCATCGGTGCCTCACCACCAGAGCAATGCTCAGTATGGTCAGTCTCACTTTTCTAAAGAGCCTAAACTACAAAAATTAACTGAATCAGATGATATTGAGCACTTCCTTATAACCTTTGAAAGAATAGCGGTGGCTTGTCGCTGGCCTAAAACAGACTGGGGTTTTCATCTTATCCCATTATTGACTGGTAAAGCTAGAAGTGCCTATGTACGCATGGATGTGGATGATTCTCTCAACTATGACAAAGTTAAATGTGCCATTCTTAAGAAATATGACATCAATCCTGAAACGTATCGCCAAGCATTCAGGTCTCTTAATGTGGAGCCCGAGGAAACCCCCAAAGAGCTGTATGTGAGACTTAAAGAGCTTTATGGGAAATGGGTGCAaccaaaagacaaaactgtTGATGAAGTTGGTGAAATTATTATCCTTGAGCAATATTTACGAATGCTTTCTCCTGAGCTCCAGATTTGGATCAAAGAGCATGACCCACAATCTGCAGCAGACGCTGCTGTGTTGGCTGATGTGTTTGTAGCTGCTCGCCGGAAAAATGCCTCCTGGTTCTACAAGCCCTGCGGGACAGTAAATGTTGGTCAGAAACCTGCCTCTACTCAGCATGGTTCCAGATCTTCTATGAATGTGAGTAAGCAACCTGTGAAGGAGAAGAGGCCACTGGCCAGTGGTCCCAGTAAAATCCCTAATAAAGTTGTGATATGTTATTTGTGTGGACAGGAAGGACACACAAAGCCAATGTGTCCTCAAAACCCGGTTAGACTTACACAGATGTGCTATGTTCCCAGGGAAAACTGTGagactgagctgaaatggagacAGCCACTTAAAGAGACCTTAGTTGAAATTAATGGTCAGGACCTTAGAGCACTTATTGACACTGGAAGCAACCAAACTCTAGTGCACAGACAGTATGTTTCTCCCCAGGCTATTTGCTCCACCGAAACTGTCCCTATTCGCTGTGTTCATGGGGATGAAAAGCCCTATCCAACAGCGGATGTGTATGTCAAAGTGCAAGGACAAACGTATCTTTTGAATGTTGGTGTTACCAATAATCTGCCATTTCCAGTGGTATTAGGCCATGACCTGCCAGTTCTCTTGGACCTGATCCATCCGAGCCAGATGTGTAATGTTGCTCTAACCCGGGCCCAGGCAAAGACTGCAAGAGCACATTCAGGTGAGACAGATTGTACTTTGTCTTCTCTGCCTTTCTATGATGCTGAAGTTGAGGCAGAGCCAGGAAAACCTCGCAAATCCCGTAGGCAGCGACGGCAGGAGAAATTTCAGCATACA